A part of Planococcus sp. MB-3u-03 genomic DNA contains:
- a CDS encoding aldose epimerase family protein: MAITKKAFGQINGQDITRYTLTNNKGFQVSCLDYGCIITEILAPDRDGLLENVVLGFDTLEEYGSNTHYFGAIVGRFAGRIQKGAFTIEGTDYQLAQNSNGQHLHGGPGGFHSAVWKAELIENEHESIVEFTHFSPDGDEGFPGNLTMTVRYIVKNDDNQLAISYSTNSDKTTLLNVTNHSYFNLSGDFKRTIVEHQLTIPSSQYAELNGDMLPTGTLVPVEEDPLFDFRKGRTIREGTDSLHPQIELVGGGYDHPFLLDKEAQPVIELKDEASGRSLQVETTEPAVVLYTANHIGGPYSFKGVAAQNQLGLCLETQGMPDSIYHPHFPSAILKAGEEFESRTVYRFV, from the coding sequence ATGGCAATTACGAAAAAAGCATTCGGCCAGATCAACGGCCAAGATATCACGCGCTATACATTGACGAATAACAAGGGCTTTCAGGTATCCTGTCTCGACTACGGCTGCATCATTACGGAAATCCTGGCACCAGACCGAGATGGCTTGCTGGAGAATGTCGTGCTAGGCTTCGATACATTGGAAGAATACGGAAGTAATACGCATTATTTCGGCGCTATTGTCGGCCGTTTTGCCGGGCGCATTCAAAAAGGCGCTTTTACAATAGAAGGAACGGATTATCAGCTCGCCCAGAATTCCAACGGCCAGCATTTGCACGGCGGCCCCGGCGGCTTTCACTCAGCCGTCTGGAAAGCGGAATTGATCGAGAATGAACATGAATCAATTGTGGAATTCACCCATTTCAGCCCGGACGGGGACGAAGGGTTTCCCGGCAACTTGACGATGACGGTCCGCTACATAGTGAAAAACGATGACAATCAACTGGCGATTTCCTATTCCACAAACTCCGACAAGACGACCTTGCTGAATGTCACCAACCATTCCTATTTCAATTTGAGCGGCGATTTCAAGCGGACGATTGTGGAACATCAACTGACCATCCCAAGCAGCCAATACGCGGAGTTAAACGGCGACATGCTGCCGACGGGTACACTGGTACCGGTAGAGGAAGATCCGCTGTTTGATTTCCGCAAGGGCAGAACCATCCGCGAAGGGACAGACTCTTTGCATCCTCAAATCGAACTGGTCGGCGGCGGCTATGACCATCCGTTCCTATTGGATAAAGAAGCCCAGCCTGTGATCGAGCTTAAAGACGAGGCAAGCGGGCGCAGTTTGCAGGTTGAAACAACAGAGCCGGCAGTCGTCTTGTACACCGCCAACCATATCGGCGGCCCGTATTCATTCAAAGGCGTGGCGGCTCAAAATCAACTTGGGCTGTGCCTCGAGACGCAAGGCATGCCGGATTCCATCTATCATCCGCATTTCCCGTCAGCGATTTTGAAGGCAGGGGAGGAGTTTGAGTCGCGGACGGTGTACCGTTTTGTGTAG
- a CDS encoding phytoene desaturase family protein yields the protein MGKAKKSVIVIGGGLGGLSAAISLQQKGYEVSLYEKNEHIGGKVNRLERDGFGFDLGPSILTMPHIFDRLFQSSGKKMTDYVPMQRLEREWRSFFPDGTVIDLYHDLHLMERANPALSKKDMKEYYALLKYAKRIYETTERSYLKEGFESPKEAVAQNGILATLTGFDLTSTMYSAISKRINNPHLRDMLSYYVKYVGSSPYSAPAVLNMMIYMQHAQGCWYVPGGMHNLAGGMERLAREEGVQIHTGMGVIRALTSAEGKITGVELEDGSFQTADYYVSNMEVIPFYQKMVKAEHEFVDKLEKKYEPASSGLVLHLGVKKTYPQLNHHNFFFSDNLKEQMDKVFERHELPDDPTIYLVNVNKTDPTQAPEGYENIKILPHIPYIQDNPFTPEQYKEFEERVINKLERMGLDGLRDNIVVRDVWTPHDIERIYGSDRGAIYGTVSDKNKNGGFKHKKQSELYDNLYFVGGTVNPGGGMPMVTLSGQQVSDKIVKRDNASK from the coding sequence ATGGGGAAAGCGAAGAAATCCGTAATCGTAATCGGAGGCGGGCTTGGGGGCTTGTCGGCGGCGATTTCATTGCAGCAAAAAGGCTATGAGGTTTCGTTATATGAAAAGAACGAGCATATCGGCGGGAAAGTGAACCGCTTAGAGCGGGACGGCTTCGGTTTTGACTTGGGCCCGTCGATTTTGACGATGCCGCATATTTTCGATCGCTTGTTCCAAAGCAGTGGCAAGAAAATGACGGATTACGTTCCGATGCAACGCTTAGAGCGTGAGTGGCGCTCATTTTTCCCGGACGGCACGGTGATCGATCTGTACCATGACCTTCATTTGATGGAGCGGGCGAACCCGGCACTGTCGAAAAAGGACATGAAGGAATACTACGCGCTGCTCAAGTACGCGAAGCGGATTTACGAAACGACCGAGCGTAGCTATTTGAAGGAAGGCTTTGAATCGCCGAAGGAGGCCGTCGCACAAAACGGCATCCTTGCGACTCTGACCGGATTCGATTTGACCTCGACGATGTACAGCGCGATTTCCAAGCGCATCAATAATCCTCATTTGCGCGACATGCTGTCGTATTACGTGAAATACGTAGGGTCTTCGCCGTATAGCGCACCCGCTGTGCTCAATATGATGATTTATATGCAACACGCACAAGGCTGCTGGTATGTGCCGGGCGGCATGCATAATCTGGCGGGCGGCATGGAGAGACTGGCGCGCGAAGAAGGCGTCCAGATCCATACCGGCATGGGCGTGATTCGTGCCTTGACGAGTGCGGAAGGCAAGATCACCGGCGTCGAACTCGAAGACGGCAGCTTCCAAACCGCTGATTATTACGTATCGAATATGGAAGTCATCCCGTTCTATCAAAAAATGGTCAAGGCGGAGCATGAGTTTGTCGATAAGCTCGAGAAGAAATACGAGCCGGCGAGTTCCGGACTCGTTTTGCATCTCGGCGTCAAGAAGACCTATCCGCAACTGAACCACCATAATTTCTTCTTCTCGGACAATTTAAAAGAGCAGATGGACAAGGTGTTCGAGCGTCATGAATTGCCCGACGACCCGACGATCTATCTCGTCAACGTCAACAAGACCGACCCGACGCAGGCGCCGGAAGGGTATGAAAATATTAAAATCCTTCCGCATATCCCGTATATCCAGGACAACCCGTTCACGCCGGAACAGTACAAGGAATTCGAAGAGCGAGTCATCAATAAGCTCGAACGCATGGGGCTCGACGGCTTGCGCGATAATATCGTCGTACGCGATGTCTGGACGCCGCATGATATCGAACGCATCTACGGTTCGGACCGCGGAGCGATTTACGGAACGGTTTCCGACAAGAACAAGAACGGCGGCTTCAAGCACAAGAAGCAAAGCGAACTATATGACAACCTGTATTTTGTCGGCGGTACGGTCAACCCGGGTGGCGGCATGCCGATGGTGACCTTGAGCGGCCAGCAAGTGAGCGATAAGATCGTCAAACGCGACAATGCAAGCAAGTAG
- a CDS encoding DUF4097 family beta strand repeat-containing protein has protein sequence MGTFLKILIIIVSLFLVGVGIVLYAVYNSDPAQQDVLEEQSFDENIEAVEITVENSRVAIMPSEDETVRIVMSGNDDDFTLNTEVEGGRLAIEVEDRSPFFNFDFNRSYTLQVYVPASGLDSLSADSDNGSIEVSEITAVELFLEADNGRIALEAVDSDTVEVETDNGPVELKDMEAVISVRSSNGRILFSDVSGELEAQANNGRIELDTETLDFPVDFATDNGQIEIRTASEPVNARIEARVDNGSIDVYGRENEETVFGSGEVLIQLASNNGSIAVE, from the coding sequence ATGGGAACTTTCTTGAAAATTTTGATCATCATCGTAAGCCTGTTCTTGGTCGGTGTCGGCATCGTCTTATATGCCGTCTACAATTCAGACCCGGCGCAGCAAGACGTGCTCGAGGAACAAAGCTTCGATGAAAATATTGAGGCAGTGGAAATTACCGTTGAAAATTCCCGGGTAGCCATTATGCCAAGTGAAGATGAAACGGTCCGAATCGTCATGTCCGGCAATGACGATGATTTCACCTTAAACACAGAAGTTGAAGGCGGCCGCTTGGCAATCGAAGTCGAAGACCGCTCCCCGTTCTTCAATTTCGACTTTAACCGCTCCTATACGCTGCAAGTTTACGTGCCTGCGAGCGGGCTTGATTCCTTGTCGGCCGATAGCGATAACGGCAGCATCGAAGTGAGCGAGATCACTGCTGTTGAGTTGTTTCTTGAAGCAGACAATGGGCGCATCGCTTTGGAGGCAGTCGACAGCGATACGGTTGAGGTCGAAACAGACAACGGACCGGTTGAACTGAAAGACATGGAAGCCGTCATTAGCGTCCGCTCATCCAATGGACGCATCCTGTTCAGTGACGTTTCAGGCGAACTGGAAGCACAAGCGAATAACGGACGCATAGAACTGGACACAGAGACGCTTGATTTCCCTGTCGATTTCGCTACGGATAATGGGCAAATCGAAATCCGCACTGCCAGCGAACCGGTGAATGCCCGCATCGAAGCGCGCGTCGACAATGGCAGCATCGATGTATACGGGCGCGAAAATGAAGAGACCGTGTTCGGCAGCGGCGAGGTGCTCATCCAGCTCGCTTCAAATAATGGCAGCATTGCTGTCGAATGA
- a CDS encoding 5-methyltetrahydropteroyltriglutamate--homocysteine S-methyltransferase, whose protein sequence is MTHSTIQTNQKLTTAPFKADHVGSLLRPDSIHEARKQFKEGTITAEQLREVETTEIKRIVDKQIEVGFKAVTDGEFRRTFWHTDFMAHINGFEGYTPEKGYQFKNVETEAYDVRNIGKISFNENHPFLSDFIEFKEIVGGRAVPKLTIPSPNQFFNQGIRDEAIYPDLEDYAKDVIQTYRDAFQAFYDAGARYIQIDDVYIAGLSSPDIPFNDGKYNREYLIDLALRVANGVLEGKPEDLAVTTHLCRGNYQSDWAFEGSYALIAPTLFAKEKVDGFFLEYDDDRSGSFQPLEYIPNGGPRVVLGVFTSKNGELEDKEAIKARVAEAAEHVPLEQLCISPQCGFASTHHGNILTEEQQWDKLRYIVEVSEEIFGE, encoded by the coding sequence ATGACCCATTCAACTATTCAAACAAACCAAAAATTAACAACTGCCCCATTCAAGGCTGATCACGTCGGGAGCTTATTGCGCCCCGACAGCATTCACGAGGCGCGCAAGCAGTTCAAAGAAGGCACAATCACAGCGGAACAGCTGCGGGAAGTCGAGACGACGGAAATCAAGCGCATCGTCGACAAGCAAATCGAAGTCGGTTTCAAAGCAGTGACGGACGGCGAATTCCGCCGCACGTTCTGGCATACTGATTTCATGGCGCATATCAATGGCTTCGAAGGTTACACGCCGGAAAAAGGCTATCAGTTCAAAAACGTCGAAACGGAAGCTTATGACGTGCGCAATATCGGCAAGATTTCTTTTAATGAAAACCATCCATTTCTCAGTGATTTCATTGAATTCAAGGAAATCGTCGGCGGCCGCGCTGTGCCGAAATTGACGATTCCAAGCCCGAACCAATTTTTCAACCAAGGCATCCGCGATGAAGCCATCTATCCGGACTTGGAAGACTACGCGAAAGACGTCATTCAAACTTACCGCGACGCTTTCCAGGCATTTTATGATGCCGGCGCGCGCTATATCCAAATCGACGATGTCTATATCGCTGGCTTGTCATCTCCGGACATTCCGTTCAACGATGGAAAATACAATCGCGAGTATTTGATCGACTTGGCGCTTCGTGTCGCAAACGGCGTGCTGGAAGGCAAGCCGGAAGACCTCGCTGTGACGACTCACCTGTGTCGCGGCAATTATCAATCCGACTGGGCATTTGAAGGCAGCTACGCATTGATCGCGCCGACTTTGTTCGCCAAAGAAAAAGTCGACGGCTTCTTCCTTGAATACGACGACGACCGCTCCGGCAGCTTCCAGCCACTTGAGTACATTCCAAACGGTGGACCAAGAGTTGTGCTCGGCGTCTTCACTTCAAAAAATGGTGAACTTGAAGACAAAGAAGCGATCAAAGCACGCGTCGCAGAAGCCGCAGAACATGTGCCGCTCGAGCAGCTATGCATCAGCCCGCAATGCGGATTCGCTTCGACTCACCACGGCAATATCCTCACCGAAGAACAGCAATGGGACAAACTGCGGTACATCGTGGAAGTTTCTGAAGAGATCTTCGGAGAGTAA
- a CDS encoding FAD-binding oxidoreductase — MAIPHQEKILHNLAEFLTSEQISVNETIKELHGRDESYHAMQLPDIVVFPETAEQVSKIMKLSQQYAIPIVPFGLGSSLEGHVIPEQGGITVDFSLMNKVLNVDAEDFLVTVQPGVTRTQLNKELKKYGLFFTVDPGADATLGGMAATNASGTTSVKYGVMRDQVRDLEVVMADGTIIHTGNKAAKSSSGLHLNGLFVGSEGTLGCFTEMTLKVYGIPEFVTAARASFPSVKDAVEAVVSILQAGIPIARVELVDEQSMRQVNEYNDTAYLEKPTLFLEFHGNEAGLKQDVEFMEEIVQGHACEEIAFETDTAARNQLWEARHTLAYAYIHGYPGKKMMVTDVCLPISELAGAVGHARENLQALGLPGGIVGHVGDGNFHALIMMNMEDPEEVARAQEFNGRIVEYALERGGTCTGEHGVGLGKQKYQQQEHGAALEVMEKIKRALDPNNLLNPGKNINVETKETIK, encoded by the coding sequence ATGGCAATTCCTCATCAGGAGAAAATCCTGCACAATTTGGCAGAGTTTCTTACAAGCGAACAAATCAGCGTCAACGAGACGATCAAGGAACTGCACGGCAGGGATGAATCCTATCATGCCATGCAATTGCCGGACATCGTTGTGTTTCCGGAAACGGCGGAGCAAGTATCGAAAATCATGAAGCTGTCCCAGCAATACGCGATTCCCATCGTGCCATTCGGCCTCGGATCGAGTCTTGAAGGCCATGTCATCCCTGAGCAGGGCGGCATCACCGTCGATTTTTCCTTGATGAATAAAGTGCTGAATGTCGATGCGGAAGATTTCCTCGTCACGGTCCAGCCGGGTGTCACACGGACGCAATTGAATAAGGAATTGAAGAAATACGGATTGTTTTTCACCGTCGACCCTGGAGCGGACGCGACGCTTGGCGGCATGGCAGCGACCAATGCGAGCGGCACGACTTCCGTTAAATACGGCGTCATGCGTGACCAGGTGCGCGACCTTGAAGTGGTCATGGCGGACGGCACCATTATCCATACCGGCAATAAAGCAGCAAAATCGTCTTCCGGGCTTCATTTGAACGGTTTGTTCGTCGGCTCTGAAGGGACGCTCGGCTGTTTTACGGAAATGACCTTGAAAGTGTACGGCATCCCCGAATTCGTTACGGCGGCTCGCGCTTCATTCCCGAGTGTAAAAGATGCGGTCGAAGCGGTCGTCTCGATCTTGCAAGCGGGTATTCCGATCGCCCGTGTGGAACTTGTCGACGAGCAGTCGATGAGGCAAGTGAATGAATACAATGATACCGCTTACCTGGAAAAGCCAACTTTGTTTCTGGAGTTCCATGGCAATGAAGCAGGACTCAAGCAAGACGTGGAGTTTATGGAAGAAATCGTCCAGGGGCATGCGTGCGAAGAAATCGCTTTTGAGACCGATACCGCGGCGCGCAATCAATTATGGGAAGCGCGCCATACTTTGGCCTATGCCTATATCCACGGCTATCCCGGCAAAAAGATGATGGTCACCGATGTCTGCTTACCGATTTCAGAACTCGCAGGCGCAGTCGGCCATGCACGGGAAAACTTGCAAGCGCTCGGGCTTCCGGGCGGCATCGTCGGCCATGTCGGCGACGGCAATTTCCATGCGCTCATCATGATGAATATGGAAGACCCTGAAGAAGTGGCGCGTGCGCAGGAGTTTAACGGGCGCATCGTCGAGTACGCGCTCGAGCGCGGCGGTACGTGTACAGGCGAACACGGCGTCGGGCTTGGCAAACAGAAATACCAACAGCAAGAACACGGAGCGGCACTTGAGGTCATGGAGAAAATCAAACGGGCGCTGGACCCAAACAATCTATTGAATCCCGGCAAAAACATTAACGTGGAGACAAAGGAGACGATTAAATGA
- a CDS encoding alpha/beta fold hydrolase, with the protein MPLKRATLRLADTRELSYIEHGDPHGIPLIFLHGLADSCHTFDLLFACFPEQLRTLAYTQRGHDGIDLPGLSYRTEDFETDLLQFMDAKAIEKAFIAGASSGGFAARNFAAKYPERTVGLILIGSPSELGNQPEIVAIHESTLSHLTDPVSPEFIRKFTGGLFNKPVPADFLEKMFHEIQNVPARVWRETSEAALNEKFPGFLHQVTAPALIISGKEDPIASQEDQQKLSSAIVNSQLCILPQLGHMLYWEGPPEVAKAITQFVDKAQKS; encoded by the coding sequence ATGCCTTTGAAACGAGCGACACTGCGCTTGGCGGATACAAGAGAACTAAGCTATATCGAGCACGGCGACCCGCACGGCATTCCGCTGATTTTCCTGCACGGGCTTGCCGATTCCTGCCATACCTTCGACTTATTATTCGCTTGTTTCCCTGAACAATTGCGCACCCTCGCCTATACACAGCGAGGGCATGACGGCATCGATCTGCCAGGCCTGTCGTATCGAACAGAAGATTTTGAAACGGATTTGCTGCAGTTCATGGATGCCAAAGCTATCGAGAAAGCCTTTATCGCAGGTGCATCCAGCGGAGGATTTGCCGCCAGGAATTTCGCTGCGAAATACCCGGAACGGACAGTTGGGCTCATCTTAATCGGCTCCCCTTCCGAGCTCGGCAACCAGCCGGAAATCGTCGCCATTCACGAATCCACTTTGTCGCACTTAACAGATCCCGTCAGTCCCGAGTTCATCCGGAAATTTACCGGAGGACTTTTCAACAAACCGGTGCCTGCCGATTTCTTGGAGAAAATGTTCCATGAGATCCAAAACGTTCCCGCGCGTGTGTGGAGAGAAACGAGTGAAGCTGCATTGAATGAAAAATTCCCTGGCTTCCTTCACCAAGTGACAGCACCCGCGCTTATCATTTCCGGAAAGGAAGATCCCATCGCTTCACAAGAAGACCAGCAAAAGCTTTCCTCTGCCATCGTGAATTCCCAACTGTGCATCCTCCCGCAGCTCGGCCATATGCTGTATTGGGAAGGCCCGCCAGAAGTCGCAAAGGCCATCACCCAGTTTGTCGATAAAGCTCAAAAAAGCTAA
- the arr gene encoding NAD(+)--rifampin ADP-ribosyltransferase produces the protein MNESTEVLDLGPFFHGTKAQLTVGDLLESQNSSNFQDKKSNYIYFTATLDAAKWGAELAATDLPERIYIVEPTGTFENDPNLTDKRFPGNPTRSYRSKEPLKIVAELASWERHSDEQIKHMLDSLKSLREQGKATIID, from the coding sequence ATGAATGAATCGACAGAAGTTTTGGACCTCGGCCCTTTCTTCCACGGAACGAAAGCACAACTGACAGTCGGGGATTTGCTGGAATCTCAGAATTCATCCAACTTCCAGGACAAGAAATCCAATTACATCTATTTCACCGCCACACTCGACGCGGCGAAATGGGGCGCGGAACTCGCCGCCACGGATTTGCCCGAACGGATCTACATTGTCGAACCGACAGGCACATTCGAAAACGACCCGAATTTGACCGACAAGCGCTTTCCCGGGAACCCGACACGCTCCTACCGCTCCAAAGAACCATTGAAGATCGTGGCGGAACTCGCTTCCTGGGAACGCCATAGCGACGAGCAGATCAAGCATATGCTCGACTCGCTGAAATCGCTTCGCGAACAAGGCAAAGCAACCATTATTGATTGA
- a CDS encoding class I SAM-dependent methyltransferase, with the protein MAGFLPHIYDTAMKPLEKTRFEKIRAGLVQKAQGRVLEIGFGTGANFRYYQNAERVDAIEPNPEMSKQAGKRIRQSKTPIRTYEAVAEKLPFADDSFDTVVATLVFCTIPDPVKALEEIYRVSKPGAQILMFEHVKMDQPLMGKTQESLTPVWKKLCDGCHLNRDTIDLVNRSPLEIVKVESYYGGLFLTIESRKPL; encoded by the coding sequence ATGGCTGGATTTTTACCGCATATATATGACACGGCCATGAAGCCGCTCGAGAAGACGCGCTTTGAAAAAATCCGCGCCGGACTGGTTCAAAAAGCGCAAGGTCGCGTGCTCGAAATCGGCTTCGGAACAGGTGCGAACTTCCGCTATTATCAAAATGCCGAACGGGTCGACGCCATCGAACCAAACCCGGAGATGAGTAAACAAGCCGGCAAACGCATCCGACAGTCGAAGACACCGATTCGCACGTACGAAGCAGTCGCTGAAAAACTGCCCTTTGCCGATGACAGCTTCGATACGGTCGTCGCGACCTTAGTATTCTGCACGATTCCAGACCCGGTCAAAGCGCTCGAAGAAATCTACCGCGTCAGCAAACCCGGCGCCCAGATCCTCATGTTCGAGCACGTCAAAATGGACCAACCGCTCATGGGCAAAACTCAGGAATCCTTGACACCCGTCTGGAAAAAGCTATGCGACGGCTGCCATTTGAACCGCGATACAATCGATTTGGTGAATCGCTCCCCTCTGGAAATTGTGAAGGTGGAATCCTATTACGGCGGACTATTTTTGACCATTGAGAGCCGGAAACCGTTGTGA
- a CDS encoding bile acid:sodium symporter family protein — protein sequence MKVLQSLSAIAGKYFAVWVILAALLAFFLPEAFVGFGAYITILLGVVMFGMGLTLKPVDFKIIAKSPLPVFVGVAAQFLVMPLAAFAIAYVLNLPPELAAGLVLLGCVPGGTASNVMVYLAKGNLALSVAMTSLSTLMAPIMTPLLLLLLAGQWLPVDPVSMFTSIIQVIILPIALGILIQRIFPAAVAKSISVVPLISVAAILIIVSAVTAANAQNVISSGFIVFLAVFLHNGFGLMLGYVIAMLMGLSETDRRAISLEVGMQNSGLGVALATAHFSPLAALPSVWGAIWHNISGPILATIWSKKPATAPDKQNPELASRVKPAVDSGSK from the coding sequence ATGAAAGTATTGCAATCATTAAGTGCCATCGCTGGAAAGTATTTTGCTGTGTGGGTCATCCTGGCCGCCTTGCTGGCGTTTTTCCTGCCTGAAGCCTTCGTCGGATTCGGTGCCTATATCACGATTCTGCTCGGTGTCGTCATGTTCGGGATGGGCTTAACGCTCAAGCCGGTGGATTTTAAAATCATCGCCAAAAGCCCGCTGCCGGTATTCGTCGGGGTAGCAGCGCAGTTTCTCGTCATGCCGCTTGCGGCCTTTGCCATCGCGTATGTCTTGAATCTGCCTCCTGAGCTTGCGGCAGGCCTCGTGCTTCTCGGCTGTGTGCCGGGCGGGACGGCATCGAACGTCATGGTCTATCTGGCAAAAGGCAATTTGGCCTTATCAGTCGCGATGACTTCCTTGTCGACTTTGATGGCGCCGATCATGACGCCGCTGCTTTTGCTATTGCTTGCAGGGCAATGGCTGCCGGTCGACCCTGTCTCGATGTTCACATCCATCATCCAAGTGATCATCCTGCCGATCGCACTCGGGATCTTAATCCAGCGCATCTTCCCGGCGGCGGTCGCAAAAAGCATCTCGGTCGTGCCGCTCATTTCGGTGGCAGCGATTCTCATCATCGTCTCCGCCGTTACTGCGGCCAATGCGCAAAACGTCATCAGCTCAGGATTCATCGTCTTCCTTGCGGTGTTCTTGCATAACGGATTCGGTTTGATGCTCGGTTACGTGATCGCGATGCTCATGGGCCTCAGCGAAACGGACCGCCGTGCGATTTCACTTGAAGTCGGCATGCAGAACTCAGGCCTCGGTGTTGCCTTGGCCACCGCCCACTTTAGCCCGCTCGCTGCGCTGCCAAGCGTATGGGGCGCAATCTGGCACAATATTTCCGGACCGATTTTGGCGACGATTTGGTCGAAAAAACCAGCCACTGCACCGGATAAACAAAACCCGGAACTGGCCTCGCGAGTCAAACCGGCGGTAGATTCCGGATCCAAATAA
- a CDS encoding FadR/GntR family transcriptional regulator translates to MLLNPKKRTYELVVEQIQTLCLENNLPPGGRLPSERDLASLFGVSRNSVREALKGLESKGFLEIRQGGGSFLSETKHDMLGNELGTRIDAAEIQYIDDMLELRRAFEVEAASLAAQRATPGNLLAIREVLGHMALAANDPELGVQADVDFHLQVANATKNQLLIDLMETLAKRLEENIRATRRHRFTDVERHQDTYNEHEEIYLAIESGNSELAKQLMSEHISRIRSELYRST, encoded by the coding sequence GTGTTATTGAATCCGAAAAAACGCACCTATGAATTAGTCGTCGAACAGATCCAAACGCTGTGCTTGGAGAACAATTTGCCTCCTGGCGGCCGTCTCCCTTCCGAGCGGGATTTGGCGAGTTTGTTTGGCGTCAGCCGCAATTCCGTCCGCGAAGCGTTGAAAGGCCTGGAAAGCAAAGGCTTTCTTGAAATCCGGCAAGGCGGCGGCAGTTTTCTCTCTGAGACGAAGCACGATATGCTCGGAAATGAACTCGGCACCCGCATCGATGCGGCGGAGATCCAATACATCGACGACATGCTCGAACTCAGGCGCGCTTTCGAAGTCGAAGCCGCCTCGCTCGCAGCGCAGCGGGCGACACCTGGGAACTTGCTGGCGATCCGCGAAGTGCTCGGGCACATGGCTTTGGCAGCGAACGATCCCGAACTCGGCGTCCAGGCTGACGTGGATTTCCATCTGCAAGTCGCCAATGCCACCAAAAACCAATTATTGATCGACTTGATGGAAACACTTGCGAAGCGGCTGGAAGAAAATATCCGCGCCACGCGTCGCCACCGCTTCACCGATGTTGAGCGCCATCAGGATACGTACAATGAACATGAAGAAATCTATTTGGCGATTGAAAGCGGCAATAGCGAATTGGCCAAGCAATTGATGAGCGAGCATATCTCTCGCATCCGTTCGGAATTGTATCGTTCGACATGA
- a CDS encoding cytochrome P450 family protein, whose product MNLHDKDETKLFSPEFTRNPYPAYERLREEDPVHQVRFPDGQLGWLVTRYADAEAVLKDPRFIKDFSKLFGGSMDEMSVFAQNMLFSDPPDHKRLRGLAQKAFTPKMIEGMKPRIQEITDELLDGFEGKSNVKLIDEFAFPLPIIVICEILGVPSQDRDKFRTWSNSLIEGTSGEAGVSVYEHMNEFIQYLGEWFQKVRQQPGDDLISRLIEAEEAGDRLTEKELYGLVSLLIIAGHETTVNLIGNTVLTLLKHPEQQHELCVQPELIGPAIEESLRLNGPVEFSTSRWAAEEIEFSGKTIHRGDLVIVALNAANHDPEQFDNPELFDIHREKSAHLAFGKGIHFCLGAPLARLEGHTAIDGLLKRFPAMALAVPENELEWRPGMIVRGVRELPVTLGK is encoded by the coding sequence ATGAATTTGCATGACAAAGACGAAACGAAATTATTCAGCCCAGAATTCACCAGGAACCCTTACCCAGCCTACGAACGGCTGCGCGAAGAAGACCCCGTGCACCAGGTGCGTTTTCCAGATGGCCAGCTCGGTTGGCTCGTGACGCGCTACGCGGACGCGGAAGCCGTATTGAAAGACCCGCGCTTCATCAAAGACTTTTCGAAGCTGTTCGGCGGCAGCATGGACGAGATGAGCGTATTCGCCCAAAACATGCTATTTTCCGATCCGCCCGACCATAAAAGGCTGCGCGGGCTCGCACAAAAAGCCTTTACCCCGAAAATGATTGAAGGCATGAAACCGCGCATTCAGGAAATCACCGACGAATTGCTCGATGGATTCGAAGGCAAATCGAACGTCAAATTAATTGACGAATTCGCCTTTCCGCTCCCCATCATCGTCATTTGCGAGATCTTGGGCGTGCCCTCACAGGACCGCGACAAATTCCGTACCTGGTCGAACTCGCTGATCGAAGGCACGAGCGGCGAAGCAGGTGTCAGTGTCTACGAACATATGAATGAATTTATCCAATATCTCGGCGAATGGTTCCAAAAAGTGCGCCAACAACCGGGAGACGATTTAATCAGCCGCTTGATCGAAGCAGAAGAAGCTGGCGACCGTTTGACGGAAAAAGAGCTGTACGGGCTGGTCTCCTTGCTTATCATCGCGGGACACGAAACGACCGTGAACTTGATCGGCAACACCGTGCTCACGCTGTTGAAGCATCCTGAACAGCAGCACGAATTGTGCGTACAGCCTGAACTGATCGGGCCGGCCATCGAAGAATCGCTGCGCTTGAACGGACCGGTCGAATTCAGCACCTCAAGATGGGCCGCGGAAGAGATCGAATTCAGCGGAAAAACCATTCACCGGGGCGATCTGGTCATCGTCGCGCTGAACGCGGCGAACCATGACCCCGAGCAGTTCGATAACCCTGAACTGTTTGATATCCACCGCGAAAAAAGTGCCCATTTGGCGTTCGGCAAAGGCATCCACTTCTGCCTCGGCGCTCCCCTCGCACGGCTGGAAGGCCATACCGCCATCGACGGTCTATTGAAACGTTTTCCTGCCATGGCGCTTGCTGTCCCAGAAAACGAACTCGAATGGCGTCCGGGCATGATCGTCCGCGGCGTCCGTGAACTTCCGGTGACACTCGGAAAATAG